In the genome of Corticium candelabrum chromosome 18, ooCorCand1.1, whole genome shotgun sequence, the window ACCTGTCGCCTGAAAGCCAAAAGACTTCACATTTACTCATATTGAGATGTTACCCATGGGAAGGGCCAATTGAAGACAACTGATTCAGAAGACCTGCCACAGATGAACGTGAGCCAACAAAGGTGCCATCATCCAGATACCAAATTTGAAGACATAGATTTGGAATAGGCGCTATATCATCCAAAAGGTTGAGAATGACTTcagagaagagaagaggacCCAATGGGTCTCCTTGCTGGACTCCACTTGCTGATTTTATAGAAACGTCGCCAAATCGTAATCCTCCTTCACAGTGGTAGCACCATTGAGTCCATGCAAAAATCTCGGGAAAATCTTTGTGAACTCGGTCAAGAAAAGAAGAACGGTTACGTTCATTAAACACGTTTGAGAAATCGATTTTCAAACATTATAAGTCAGGATTGCTTCCTTGACTGTCAAGAACTGTAGACAGGGAGTGGACTGCAGCTTCCAAGCCACCACGGATGCCTACACCAATCTGACCAGCAGGCAAGAAGACATCTGGACAATTCTGTCGTACTGCTGAGCAACACAAACGACTTGTTAGGCATCTCAAGACCTCCCCTACTGCAATTGGACGAATACCTCCCTGCTTCTTGTATAAGGCAGTGAGAGGAGTGCTTGTGAGCCATGGAGCTATAGAAGGATGAGCTTGaccagaaagaagaaaacagaCCAAATCAGTCAAATTTGCTAAACAATCTTGGGCTGAAGGTGTAGTAGAACCCTCAATGACATCAAGTAGGTGCTGGCATCTTAGCTTAGATCCGCCTGGGCTAGATGCTTTTGGAAATCCACATAAAGCCTCCAAAACAGAACTTGAGGTAACAACAAGTGGAGCAGGAATCTCAGTATTCCAGACTGGGAGAGAATGATATGGATGTCTCTCTTGTAGTTCAGAAACTGCAGAAAGGTCATCGTGAGGAGCACAACCAGAGGAGGACAGCGAGCGCATGGCATCATCATATCGGCCCTCTCTGGCCAATGAAGAGCTCGTTTGGCATTCGCTGACTCAAAGAGATGTATGGTTCGCATTGAAATTCTTGCCACTACGACAAGAATCTAATCTCGCCTGTTCCCAAAGAGATACCAAATTGCCTTCCTTCCACCTTCGAATACGTGACAACAGAATAGTCTTGACAATAACTTGCTTCTTCTTGCCTCCCCTAGGAGGACATCTGAGAACTGCTTTTTAAAAGAGAAAGAATCGAGCGAATCCCCAGAGACCATCCACAGATGCATGTTTAATTCTGCAGCAAAAACCTCTGCCAACTCAGGACGAACGGAGCGAGGAACATGCATAACAGTAGTGACAGGAAGTGAAATGATCTCATTCATGAGAGAAGAAAACAAAGTTGATTCACAATCAGAGCGGCAGGAGAGCTTCTCAGCCCATTTAATCGCTTCCAAAACGAGGCCGGTAGAATCTGGTAAACTTTCCGTACTGGAAGGAGACAATGATGAACGTTCAGACTCAACCGAATTCGAAGGAATCGCAACTGAGACAGTAGACTTTGATAACCACGTAGAGTGCTCTGGACCTGTCATCAGACCTCGACAACGAGAACTATTGGAACCTTGCGAGCGACAGCATGTCGTCCAGCAACTCTAATATGTAAGCCCACAAGTTGAGCAGAGGTTACGCCCGTGTTTCTTCAAAAAAGGCAGCCAACAGAAATACACGTCTCGAAATGTGTTCTATGTTGACATGCTGCCATCTAGCGTTGTCAGAAGCTAAACCCTTCTCACGAATAGGGCATAGAAAGGCACGTGTGTCAGCAACATCCCCATTAGCATCGTCGtcatcgtcgtcatcatcactGATGGCAATTTCAGCATTTCCTGAAGATGATGACATCTCACTGGTCATGGCGAGATGAAATGAAAACACAATGCCAAACGCAGTAAGGAGAATAGCCCAGAAGATGCAGAAGGTTCAAATGTTTCACAACGACATGACACatccgacacacacacacacacacacacacacacacacacacacacacacacacacacacacacacacacatgtatatatatatatatatatattatgtttTACGATACCCCAATACCCCAACATCCCTCCCAACATCTCTCCCAAGTCAAGTAGGCAAATCTCAACTACGAACATCTAAaacttctaattgcatacatgcatgtaacaTCTTGGCGTTGTAGCACCATAGCtttacagacaactgttctAATGTGTTCTTGAAAGCTCGAGGAAATGGTATCCCActgattgatgatgtctttgaacATATTCCTTCAAAGTCTTTAGAGTGAAAGATGATATGAAGCCCAGAAATTCAAAAACTAGTGGATAGAATAGACCACCTGCTGTAGTAACATTGGCTTCATGCCTGGcatctttttcaaattctgctgcttctgctgctgcaccaGGACGGATCGCTGCTTTCAATATATAGGAAGACTGTAAAGAGTTACGGATTGTAACATCGAAATATCCAGGTCGACCATCCATGAAATTTGGATGATATACGTCTCCTGGTCTGCTTGAATCATAACCAAAGCAGTTCTGTTCTTTTTTGACTTGCTTGTTTTCAACAAGCAAGCCTGGAATATTGCTTCACAAAGagtgttgatgtgtgtgtgtgtgtgtgtgtgtgtgtgtgtgtgtgtgtgtgtgtgcgtgtgtgtgtgtgtgtgtgtgtgtgtgtgtgtgtgtgcgtgtgtgtgtgtgtgtgtgtgtgtgtgtgtgtgtatttgtttttgtgtaggatCCAGTTGAGGCAACGTTTTATTTTATGCCTACTCGATGTTTTGCATATCGTCGTTCTCATAAAGATCGTGCAGTCGGAGGTCACATTGCTGCTGCCACAGTTCGAGACATCGTCAACTGGGTGAAGGTTTCTTTTCCATATTGGAATGCGTCACGTGGTTCAGATCACGTCTACATATGCAGCCATGATATGGGAGGGGAGTGTAGCCAGTTGGCTGATCACAATCTTTATAAGAATGCTATTGGGTTGTTTAACACGGCGGACTACTCGGAGCCTTGGTTTGTACCACATAAGGACATAAGCTTGCCTCATCATCCATCACATGGGGAGAACAGCTTGCCAGTGCTGGGACGGCTGGCAAGGGAAGGCGCGATGGAAAGAACAAATTTGGCATTCTTTGCTGGAAATTTGAAACGgtagggtgtgtgtgtgtgtttgcgtgtgtgcgtgtgtgtttgtgtctgtgtctgtgtgtctgtgtggtgtctgtgtgtctgtgtctgtgtctgtgtctgtgtgtttatgtttgcatgcatgcgtgtggtgTTACTAATTTCAGCTATGAACCATCACAAACAGTACTTTGTAAGAGTCACACGACTAAGCCAATACTGTACACTGCAAAGGTGATGAATTACTTCcagtgtacatgtgactacagCAGTATCTACATTTGGTTGTACATGGTAACCACAtcatttataaatttataaaattttcaGTTGTCTAGAACCTCCAGGTATATACTCCTAACAGAAAATTTTAGCAGAAACTTGTGGTCACATGAAATGAAAGTTCCTTTGTACGATTTATATAGTTCTCAAGTAGAGCcagataaagtaatttttGATGCTTGCCTCTATTGGACGGACCAACCAACcgaaataaaaattaaaaattacgacacattttgagcatgcgcagttctCTTTGCGCTGCCTATGAGCACACAAAGAGAACACTAAAGCAAATAGAGCGTGGATACTGAAAGAGACAAGCAGAACCGGGGAGGGAGGAGGAGGTTTACCGGGATTACAGACACTGGACCACAGACACTGGAAGGATGTAGGTGGgatggtctggctatgcgagactaagAGTTTAGCACTATAGTCATtatagtgcttcttcattatttGTGTTTCAGAGGTCGTGTTCGTAACACTATTTACTCATTGTACGCTCAAGACAGTTATTTTCATCTCGTCCATGGCTACCTACCAGACGAAGCTTACTACAAGTCAGTtagactggtgtgtgtgtgtgtgtgtgtgtgtgtgtgtgtgtgtgtgtgtgtgtgtgtgtgtgtgtgtcagtgtgtgtgtgtgtgtgtgtgtgtgtgtgtgtgtgtgtgtgtgtgtgtgtgtgtgtgtgagtgtctgtctgtctgtctgtctatctgtctgtctgtgtgtgcatctgtctgtctgcccgtctgtgcatctatctgtctgtctgtctgtgtgtctgtctgtctatctgtgcatctgtctatgtgtgtgtgtgtgtgtgtgtgtgtgtgtgtgtgtgtgtgtgtgtgtgtgtgtgtgtgtgcgcgcacgcatgtgcgtgtgcattaCTTAGTATAAGAGCATCTTCTGGATTTCATCTTCAGGTTTTTGTCCACATCAAAGTTTTGTCTGATTGTAAGAGGCTTTCGAGTAAATTTGAGTTTCTCGTGATTTTGGTGTAGTTTGTTGTTCATTGGGGCATTTTGTGTTAGGCGTGGAGTCCACGTCTGTTGGATGCCATCTGGTTTGGCTGCGTTCCTGTTATTGTTGCTGACTGGTATGCATTACCCTTACAAGGACTTATTGATTGGAGAGATATTGCTGTCTTTGTACCAGAGGCACAGGTGTGAtgatttctgtttgtttatgattATTTATTGCTACATTTACGGATGGTATGTCtgtattgttgtctgtctatttgtgtgtcctTCCGTTTGTCTCTCTATCTTAATATATTTTCTACATCAAGCTAATacattgttgtctgtttatttgtgtgtctgtctgtctgtctgtctgtctatctgcattgttgtctgtctatttgtgtgctgtctgtttgttcatctgtctgtctgcattgttgtctgtctatttgtgtatctgtctgactgactgcctgtctgtcaatttcatttattgaaacacaaactctacgttacatttctaacactgaatacaagcaatctactgagttcagctttagtttaatgcaaactactttgatagtctctattgtgtatgttctcatctacgtctccagggaagacacgtgtcagcttgtgagctgtctgtgtggctgtctgtgcatctgtctacctgtccatcaaatgtgtgtgtgtgtgtgtgtgtgtgtgtgtgtgtgtgtgtgtgtgtgtgtgtgtgtgtgtgtgtgtgtgtgtcatgtcgtgtctgtctgcctgtccatccgtctgtctgtctgcctgtccatccgtctgtctgtctgcattgttgtctgtctgtctgtctgtctgtctgtccatccgtctgtctgtctgcattgttgtctgtctatttgtgtgtctgtctgactgactgtctgtatgtctgtctgtctgtccatccgtctgtctgcattgttgtctgtctatttgtgtctgtctgtctctctgtctgtctgcattattgtctgtctatttgtcagtctgtttatttgtctgtctgtctgtctgtctatccgtctgtctgtttgtctgtctgcattgttgtctgtgtgtgtgcgtccatccatccgtccgtttgtctgtctgtttatctgtccataTCTACTTACACTTTATAATTTATTTCCATTTGCTGGGTGATTCTTTCCCACCATCTTGAATTCATCCTCTCATCATCACACATCTCATCTCCAGGTGTCGAAACTGAAAACAACCCTAACCTCACTCTCTCCACACAAACTCCATCAAATGCAAGATGAAATCAGAAAGGTAAACGTTTGTCGACGCGATATCAAAAACACCAACTGTTTGCCTATGCCTCCATCCTTCCTGTTTTCTCTTCAGGTATCCAAGCATCTCACATGGAATGATCCGCCTCAGCCATTCGATGCCTTCCATTCCGTTTTGTTTCAATTGTGGACGAGACGACACATTACCAGAACGATCTAGCCGTAAGTTGCACAATCAGAGTGTATGTAGATAGCTATATGTCTGGTGGAAATATCCGTAGCAACGTCAGAGGGGCTGTCGCGTGATTGGGTTAGCGCGCGCATGCAATCCCCGGATGTCCCTCTTAAACCGTGTCTATCGTTATGAGCTCCGGCACGAGCTCTAAAGCACAGGGGTAGGCTAGTAGCATCAAGATAacgtgtgtacacacactgagCGTTTaatgatgtttgtgtttgaacGCAGGTCGTCTGAGCAGCGGCATCATCCCTACAAGGTGAGCAGGCGCTGGTAGAGACGAGGAGAAACGTTTACCTGTAGTTAAGCTAACAGGGAATTCACATCAAGGCAGTGGCGACCTTGTCAAATGCGCATTTGGTGGTCTGTCATGTGTTGTGGCACGTGTAGGTTGCAAGTCCCGGATGTAGTGTCGCTTATGTTCTCGCTAGATGTAGACCGTCGGTCCGCAGGCGGCCGCGACTTAAACCGAAATATGCGAATGGTTGCTTTCCGTAAATTTAGAATAAACAGAACGTTCTAGTTGAACGTCTCAGACGACAACTGCCGGAGCATCCGGGACTACAATGACGTCATTACAATCTAGAAatatattgattaattagctACTATTTAGCGACTGTTTTCTAACATAATAGGCCTCGTCAAAAATTCCTCCGAGGAAAGCAATTTTGAACTCGTGGACGAGTGTGACGAGCTCTACTCAAAATCAGACTTTGGATTGTCAGAGTGATGTTAATAGAGACAATAAAGTGAAAGCGGGTAATGAGGAGAACTGGTCTGAGCACACGAGCTCTTCCGGTAGAAAGTACTATTTTAATAAGAAAACCGGGGTTTCTCAGTGGGAGGTGCCGCAAGAGTTGAGAAAACGGTGAGTTGAGTtgatgtgtggtgtggtggtttGGTGTTATTGTGTTGGATGGATTTGGTTAGGTCGAAGAGGAGTTCAAGTAGGAGTAAAGGTAGACTGTTTGTTAACAGTGATGTGTGtatcacgtgtgtgtgtgtgtgtgtgtgtgtgtgtgtgtgtgtgtgtgtgtttgtgtgtgtgtgtgtgtgtgtgtgtgtgtgtgtgtgtgtttgtgtgtgtgtgtttgtgtgtgtgttgattgtgtgtttgtgtgtgtgttgatcgtgtgtttgtgtgtgtgtttgtgtgtgtgttgatcgtgtgtttgtgtgtgtgtgttgatcgtgtgtgtgtgtgtgtgtgtgtgtgtgtgtgtgtgtgtgtgtgtgtgtggatcgtgtgtttgtgtgtgtgttgatcgtgtgtgtgtgttgatcgtgtgtgtgtgttgatcgtgtgtttgtgtgtgtgttgatcgtgtgtgtgtgtgtgtgtgtgtgtgtgttgatcgtgtgtgtgtgtgtgtgtgttgatcgtgtgtttgtgtgtgttgatcgtgtgtttgtgtgtgtgttgatcgtgtgtgtgtgtgtgtgtgttgatcgtgtgtgtgtgtgttgatcgtgtgtttgtgtgttgatcgtgtgtttgtgtgtatgttgattgtgtgtttgtgtgtgtgttgatcgtgtgtttgtgtgtgttgatcgtgtgtgtgtgtgtgtgtgtgtgtgtgtgtgtgtgtgtgtgtgtgtgtgtgtgtgtttgcatgtgtttgtgcgtgtgtgttgatcgtgtgtgtgtgtgtgtgtgtgtgtgtgtgtatgtgtgtgttgctcgtgtgtgtgtgtgtgtgtgtgtgtgtgtgtgtgtgtgtgtgtgtgtgtgtgttggatgTCTGTGTATCatgttcattgtgtgtgtgtgtgtgtgtgtgtgtgtgtgtgtgtgtgtgtgtatgtttgcatgtgtttgtgcgtgtgtgtgtgtgtgtgtgtgtgtacatgtgtgtgtgtgtgtgtgtgtgtgtttgtgttgcttgtgtgtgtgtatgtgtgtgttgctcgtgtgtgtgtgtgtgtgtgtgtgtgtgtgtgtgtgtgtgtgtgtgtgtgtgtgtgtgtgtgtgtgtgttggatgTCTGTGTATCATGTttattgtgtctgtgtgtgtgtctgtgtgtcttggATGTTTGTGTATCATGTTCATTGTGTGTATCTTAGAATCCAGTCCTGTTCAGCAACAGCAGCCACAGCAACAGccgcagcagcaacaacaacatcaacagcaGCAAGAGCAAAAGCAGCAGCCACAAGATCAACAGAATGCAACAAGGGCATTACCCATCTCCTCTACTCCACAGGTTGTTTCTTCGTCCACATCAACACCTGTACAGACACCAGTACAGACTCCCAGTCGGATATCAGACGCTTTAGGTTGGTTGTAGGATTTGTCTTGTGTACGATCGATGCTTCTGTGTTTATAGTTTGGTTCACGCGTACGTctcattgtttgttgatatatCATTTGGTATTGTTGTTGGGTCAGTGCTACTcattgctgtctgtctgtctgtctgtctctgtctgtctgtctgtctgactctgtctgtccatctgtctgtttgtatgtctgtttgtccatctgtctatttgtctgtctgtctgtttgcctgtctgtctgtccatctgtcgtccgtccctctgtctgtccatctgttgttcatctgtctgtctgtctgtctgtttgcctgtctgtctgtccatctgtcgtccgtccatctgtctgtctgtctgtttgtctgtctgtaattgtTTTGTAAGAATGTTCcacgtacagtttgtgttCTAGGTTTTAGTGTGTAATGTGTTTTTTAGGTGTTCAGGAAATTTCTCCACCGTCTACTCCTAGTAATTCGGTATCAAGTTGTGTGAATCATCAAGCCCTGACACCTCGGGCGTTGTATACAATGACACAACATCAAGCTGGAGGTAAGACATGTAGCATATTCACAGAATGTACATATCAATGTGGTGAGTtagggcagacagacagacagacagacacacatacagacagatagatagacagagagacagacagacaagagacagatagacagacaacagatagacagacaaacagacagatagacagacagacaacagatagacagacagacagacaacagatagacagacagacaaacagacagatcccGGATGTTATGTAAGCAACTGCACAATTTTCTTGGTCTTCTTTCTCGTCGagttttttctttgtttcaaGTCATGTCTTGGATTGAGAAATGTCCATTCCCTCCCTGTTGTTCGTCTGGTACTCTTCAGCATGTCCATCACCATATTTGTCAATGTCATGATTCTAATCAAGTTCTGGGAGAATTCATTGTTTGCTTCAATCTCCAGCAGTGCCCTGACTGTCGCGAATGGTTTCTAAAATTAGGGCAACATAAATCTCAGTGTAGAAAGCGCAAAGATTTTGAACACACAACTCAACGGTCAAAGATAGTGACATCTGGCAATCTGACACCTTCCGGAAGTAATGTCGCAACCTCGCCTTCTCAGTCAGCTCCTGGTCTCTCCTCCTTCGATTCGTCTGTCTTATCACTTTCTTAAGTCTCTGGTGTCTCTCCATCATCTAATAACCTCGGAATATCCCTTATGGACCATGAAACCACGGCTTGGAAGTTCATAAGAGATCTGCCAGTTGATGCAATCATAACGGCAACATCTCCTCGTGTTGTGCAAACAATCAATCCAGCTGTGCGTTCATGTTTTCagtcttgttgtttgctggCGTTACAAAAAATTCAAGATGATCCTAGTGATGTGTCAGCGTGGAAGCTTTTTCTTTTTGATTACTCGCATGATTCTTACGCCTCTCGTCAGAGGAGGACAGCACGTCATCAAGAACATGAAGGAGGTGTATCAGAAATTCCTATCGTGGGGGTGGGAGGAGCTTGTCTGTTTGGACGACTCCCTTGCTGCAAAATCCACTAAAGGAAATGAAGAGGCCCGTCGTACAGCTGCTTTACGGCTTGTGCGTTGTGGAGAGCTATCAAGGGCCTGTAGAGTTCTTACCAGCGCTGGTCTGGCTCCATCTACAGCAGCTAAGAAACTGACGTCAAAACATCCTCCTATGGTCAAGAGTATCGATTTATTAAACACGCCTCACATCGCAGCTATTAATTTGTCTGAAAATGTTTTCTATGATACAGTACGGAGATCTCCTCGTGGGTCTGGTGTTGGACCTTCTGGATGGCGTTTTGAACACTTTAAAGTATTGAGTGATAATGAGAACACAGCAAAATGCCTTTTCTCTGCATGTTCAGCTATAGCTAAGGGTATATTGCCTCCTGAAATTGCCAAGCTTATGTCATCATCCAGACTGATTGCTCTTCCTAAGTCTAATGGAGATGTTCGTCCTATAGCTGTTGGAGATGCACTTTGTCGTCTTACTGCTCGAGCAATTTGTGTACAGAAGAAAGAAGCGTTTGCTGATTATATTACAACTATTCAGCATGGAGTCTCAACACAGAATGGTACCGAGCTTGTTGCTCACCACATTGGTCTGATGCTAGAAGTTAATCAAGATTGGATCGTTCTCAAGTCAGATGTTCACAATGCTTTCAATTCAATCAGTAGGTGTGATATGTTAAACGAAGTGTCTAAGGCCTTTCCTGACTTGTTCAGTCACATTTAACAAATGTATGGTTACTCTAGCTCTCTTACATATTTACAAGGATCGTCATCAATTGTCATTCCATCTCAAGAAGGAGTCCACCAAGGCGATCCACTAGGACCAGTTCTTTTTGCGACAACAATTCATCCTATTTTATCtgaaatacaaaacaacatcCCTGAAGCCACCTTGCTTGCATACTTGGatgatgttttcttgctgGGTAGTCCTGACAAAGTGCTTGTATCTTTCAATATGCTCAAAAATCTTTTTCAAccatcaatttgtctgtctctgaaaCCAAGTGTGAAGTTTTCAGTCCCAATGTTACTCATCTCACTGGCTTTGACGGAATTCCTGTGAGTCATGATGGTTCAATTTTTCTGGGTATACCAGTTGGTACATCTAGCTTCGTGTCTACAACGTTTGGTAAGGCTGCACATTCAGGGGACCAACTTTGCGACCAACTCAAGAAGTTAGAAAATCAGCAAAGTTCAATGCTACTCCTAAGACATTGTCATATTCCTAGGCTTGATCATTTGGCTAGATCTGTGGAGCCTACCTTGCTATCTGAAGCTATGTCCATCCAAGATTTTCAATCTCGTAAAACATTTGTTCATCTTCTTGGTGAAACATTTGTGGATGATCAGGTTTGGAAACAGGCATGTCTCCCTATTCGTATGGGCGGATTTGGTCTAACCCCACTATCTTCCATCGCTGGTCctgcttttgtttctttgtagtCCCATACCATATCTGAGCTACCATCTCGTTTCCCACATCTGAAAGTCATCACGGACAAATTCACTTGTAATGCATCTAGCCCCGTTGGACATGCTTTTCGATCATCATACCTTCCAACCAACAAGAAGATCTCAGATTACAAAGGAATTAAAAAGCTACAACATCAATTGTCCATTTCTAATTTCAAGAAAGATTTCCAGCACTTGGTTgatgcagcttcaactgaaaGAGGTGAAGCAAGGCTTCGTTTCCTTCAAGGAAAGAACGCAGGCACATGGTTGCATGCACTACCAACTTCATACGGATTTGCACTCAATCCTTGCTAATTTCGCTTGGCGTGCCATTTAAGATTGGGTCTGCCTATCACCATTTCAAAATGGGTAGAGTCTTGTCATTGCAATGCATCACTAGACAACAGTGGATACTACTTACTTACCTGCAAGACAGGGGAGGCCCTATTTTGTCCATGAGTCTATTGCTGGAGTGTGGTCGGAATGCCTTAGAAGTCTGCGAATTCACCATTGTCGTGAGCCAAGAAACAGGTATACTAACTCTGAATGTAGACCTgacattatcatgtttgatgcTGAGTCGGGTGCTAATATTGATCTTGACATCTCGTtggcacacccttggagctcagatGTTTTCCCAAGCTCTGCTTAGGCAACGGGTTGCAGCTAATCGAAGAGAAACCAGAAAGATGGCTAAGTatgaacaacacaaactgcctGGAGGCTCAGTAGTCAAAGTTGTTCCACTGgttatggaacattttggatcaTGGGGAGAGAGGCAAGAAaatttttgcagaaactggcagccttttc includes:
- the LOC134193853 gene encoding uncharacterized protein LOC134193853 isoform X1, encoding MGRVLRLVRIYLFFVSCFFIAVAIFLLLQLQSNRSVHMSSCATDCPANVAVIRASDEKHDADRRVAETAYDLLENMDVEGKDLLYVSTRNITRLKSICTALTDCSGFNSNGWLKTHTRTNIIPSNVNLYIKQHTTKHDIKHPVVSNNPNHHEFGGRFGLFASEYFHMMDNMKIYSYDVRIGAEMPDVHDYKYGVDQLFISLLKKSKFNTQDPVEATFYFMPTRCFAYRRSHKDRAVGGHIAAATVRDIVNWVKVSFPYWNASRGSDHVYICSHDMGGECSQLADHNLYKNAIGLFNTADYSEPWFVPHKDISLPHHPSHGENSLPVLGRLAREGAMERTNLAFFAGNLKRGRVRNTIYSLYAQDSYFHLVHGYLPDEAYYKFLSTSKFCLIVRGFRAWSPRLLDAIWFGCVPVIVADWYALPLQGLIDWRDIAVFVPEAQVSKLKTTLTSLSPHKLHQMQDEIRKVSKHLTWNDPPQPFDAFHSVLFQLWTRRHITRTI
- the LOC134193853 gene encoding WW domain-containing adapter protein with coiled-coil-like isoform X2 translates to MSSGTSSKAQGSSEQRHHPYKASSKIPPRKAILNSWTSVTSSTQNQTLDCQSDVNRDNKVKAGNEENWSEHTSSSGRKYYFNKKTGVSQWEVPQELRKRSKRSSSRSKESSPVQQQQPQQQPQQQQQHQQQQEQKQQPQDQQNATRALPISSTPQVVSSSTSTPVQTPVQTPSRISDALGVQEISPPSTPSNSVSSCVNHQALTPRALYTMTQHQAGGVGQPGVILFGGQTLSGSTFVRTPVVVPSVATPVAVTPIPLLPPVDNQLTQLYSRHLAQPVMQMLPEIQERQAQVSSDEWLYLETQHLPRLQCKCHVSRLWHNRTELQTLISKHELSVLGDQLQWIQRPRTQDPG